TAACGCCGTCTTTGTCTAATTTTACGATCCAATAGTCGGCGGCGCCAACAGAGCCATGATGTCCGGTTATATCGCCGTCGGTAGAGGCGCTATAGCCCGCGACAATATAGCCGTCGTCGTTTGTCTGCTGGATGGAAGTAGCGACGTCGCCAGCGCTGCCGCCAAGAGTTTTTTTCCACTCAATATCGCCGTTTTCGTCTAACTTTACTATCCAAAAGTCGGAGATGCCGGTATAGCCGCGATGATCGGTTATATCGTCGTCGTTAGAGTAGCTATAACCAGCGATAACATAGCCGTTGTCGCTTGTTTGTTGAATGGAATTAGCGTAGTCAGCGGAGCTACCGCCAAGCGATTTTTGCCATACGATCGAAGGAGGAGACTTTTGCTTATTGTCGTCGTTACCGCCGCCGCCGTAGCAACCCGCTAACAATATTAGAAAGGTTAGGCTAATTACAGAGAGAGAGAGAGAGAGAGAGAGAGAGAGAGAGGAATCTTTTTTTGACCTTCGATAACGGATTAAGGATCGATCCAAACTGAACGAATTGCATTGTAGCGCTCTCCTTTCTTGATGAAATCAAAATTAGCGAATGTTAGATCGTCTCCGCTTAAGTTAGCTTTTCTTGCTCAGCAAAACGCAATGTTGCCCAATAAAACGCGACTTAAGAGCTAAATTGTAAAAGCTGGACTTGAATTGAAATACGGCGTAATGTAGCGTTCGCGCCGTTTGATAAGCCTAGAAACGCCGATTTCAGCAATTAGGGATTTTGCAAGAGAAAGCGGGAGGGGTATTTCCGCTCGCCGAGCGCGAGCGAGTTAGGCTATAGAGCGCGTCAAATTCGGTATCTCGTTGGCGGGAACGGGGCGCGAATATAGAAACCCCTGCAGGAACTCGCATTTAAGCTCCGAGAGATAATCTCGTTGGGCTTTTGTTTCCACGCCTTCGGCGACGATCTCCATCGATAACGAATGCGCTAAAAGCGCGATCGAGCGGACTACGGTAGCCGTATCGTTTTTCTCGCCCATGCCATGCACAAAACTTTTGTCGATTTTAAGCACGTCCACGGGATAGCGCGCGAGATAGCTAAGCGACGAGTAGCCGGTGCCAAAATCGTCGATCGCTATGCGTATGCCTTTTTTGCGCAGTTTTGAGAAAATCTCGATGATCTTTTCGGGATCGTCGGTCATAGAGGATTCGGTTAATTCCAACTCTAAATATTTTGGATCAATTTTCGCGGTTTTTACGACATTTAGAACGTTTTCCATAAATCTCGGATTTTTCAACTGTATCGGCGAAACGTTTACCGCAATGCGGCTGATAGCGACGTTGGCTTCTTGCCATTCGGCAAGTTGTTTGCACGCCGTTCGCAAACACCAAACGCCGATCGTTTCTATATAGCCGATATGCTCGGCGATGGGAATAAAGCGATCCGGTTGCAATAATCCTATAGTCGGATGCCGCCAGCGCACAAGCGCTTCTACGCCGTAAACGCGTCCGGTTTGGCAGTCGATTTGCGGCTGATAATAAAGCGCGAGTTCGTCTCGCTCTACGGCGTATCTGAGCGACGTTTCAAGCTCAAACCGCGCCAGAAAGTCTTTATTGTCGCTATCTCGAAAATACTGAAAATTATTTCGCCCCGCGTTTTTGGCGTTGTATAGCGCGACGTCGGCGTTTTTGAGCAGATCGGAGGCGTTCTCGGCGTCGCTAGGATAGATCGCTATGCCCATGCTAGTCGAGCAAAACACCTCGCGAGAATCAAGCACAAACGGCTTTCCGAAAGCCTGCAAAATCTCTGCGGCTAAACGCTCAATGTAGATCAAATCGTCGATTTCGGGCAACAAAATGGCAAACTCGTCGCCGCCAAAACGGCTTATCGTATCGCCCTCTTTCAAAAACCCTTTTAGCATAGTTCCGACTTTTTTTAGCAACGTATCGCCAGAAATATGCCCAAGCGAGTCGTTCACCGATTTGAAGCGATCGAGGTCTAAATATATAATCGCGAGCATTTTATCCGCTCTATGCGCCTGATAGATAGCGTTTTCAAGACGGTCGTTAAATAACGCTCTGTTGGCTAAACCCGTCAGCGGATCGTAATAGGCGAGGCGGTGAATGCGCTCTTCGGCTTGCTTGCGATCCGATATGTCGTTAAACAGCGCGATATACTGCTCCACCGCTCCGGCATTATTTTTGATGGCGATAATCGAGAGCCATTCCGGAAAAAGTTCGCCGTTTTTCCTACGATTTATGATCTCGCCATACCATTTACCCTCTTTTTTCAGCGCCGCCCACATCTGTCTAAAAAACTCTCTCGTATGCTGTCCCGATCCCAAAATGCTACCGGGCGTGCAACCTAGCGCCTCCTCCTCCGTATATCCGGTAATTGTCGTAAAAGAGGCGTTAACGGAGCGAATGCGCCCGCGAGAATCGGTGATCGTCATAGCTTCCGAAAGATTGTCGAACGCTTTCGCGGCGAGTCTTAACCTAGTTTCGGCTTCGTGTTGCGTCGTAACGTCGCGAAAAGAGGCGACATAGCCGATCCCGCCGTCGATCATAGGCAACGGACCGCCGAGAAAAAGAGCAGGATAGCTGCCGCCGTCCTCTTTTTTCAGCCACGCTTCGCCCATAAAAGGCTGCCGTTTTTCAAACGCCTCCTCAAAAGCGGCGTTTTGAGAGTCGTCGATCAGATTTAACGCCTCGGCTTTTGTTTTGCCGAGCAGGTCCTGCGCCTCTTTCCCAATAAGCGCTTCGGCTTTGCCGTTGATAAAAGTCAGCTCCGATTTATCGTCGAAACTTAAGATGCCTTCGCTTAAATGTTCGTTGATATTATGCAAAAGCCTGTTGCTTTGCGCCAACTCCTCAGCCGTCTGTTGCAACCGCAAGATAATCGCGATCACGGTCATAATCATAAGCAACGAAAAGATCGTTATCAGCTTTCTATAACCGTCGGCTTTCTCCAGCGCGCGTTCGCGAGCAGACAGATAGCTGGCGTAAGCGGCGCTAAGCTCTTCAACAAACTTGTTAAGCGACATATTTTGCATACTTTGCCTAACGGGCGCGTGGTTGGCTAAAATCAGCCCGCCGTGAACAAAAAGCAGCCGCGCTAACGTTCCGTCCTCGCCGTTCCAGTTTTTGGCTTCCGCCTCAAGCCGATTCAGCGCGTTTAACGCTATATCGCGCCGCGCGTTTTGTTGATCGGATATATAAATCAAAACGGCTTGCGCGGCGGAAGCGATAACCGCTCTGTTTTCGCGCGTTCGCGTAGAACCCGCCGCGAGCAGTTGATTGGATAGGTTGATAAAATGATAAATACTGTTGCCAAGCACGGAGTTTTGGCGTTTAAAATCGTCCAGTTCGCTCTCTCTAATCTTCCACTCCTCGCGGGTTTTCGCGAGCAAACCTTTTACGCCTAGACGATCAAACTCCCTCTCCAACCGATCCAGCGTCTCTTCAATCTCAAGCGACGCTCTAGCCAAAGAGTCGTAGTTAAACAACTGCCGATAACGCAAACGCAACATATCCAGATTGATCTCGGCGCTCAGCGCGACGGCGGAGCGAATATCCAACTCCGCTTTATTATCTTCGCCGACGCCTTCGCTTAACAGATAGAGCGCCAGCAGTATCGAGCCAAGCACGCTTGTCAATATCCACGGGAACAAGAAGCGAAGCGTTAATTTGAGTTTCATTCCAACTCTTCTCCGGTTAGCGCGCGCAAAAACAGCGTTATATTTTGCACGTCCTCGGCGGGTAGCGAAACGCCTAATTGGTAATCGCCCATTATAGCCGCCGCGTCGTATAAAGACTCGGCGGAAGCGTCGTGAAAATAGGGCGCGCTCAACGCCGAGTTGCGTAGAACAGGCACCTTAAAAACATAGCGATCCTC
This region of Helicobacteraceae bacterium genomic DNA includes:
- a CDS encoding EAL domain-containing protein; protein product: MKLKLTLRFLFPWILTSVLGSILLALYLLSEGVGEDNKAELDIRSAVALSAEINLDMLRLRYRQLFNYDSLARASLEIEETLDRLEREFDRLGVKGLLAKTREEWKIRESELDDFKRQNSVLGNSIYHFINLSNQLLAAGSTRTRENRAVIASAAQAVLIYISDQQNARRDIALNALNRLEAEAKNWNGEDGTLARLLFVHGGLILANHAPVRQSMQNMSLNKFVEELSAAYASYLSARERALEKADGYRKLITIFSLLMIMTVIAIILRLQQTAEELAQSNRLLHNINEHLSEGILSFDDKSELTFINGKAEALIGKEAQDLLGKTKAEALNLIDDSQNAAFEEAFEKRQPFMGEAWLKKEDGGSYPALFLGGPLPMIDGGIGYVASFRDVTTQHEAETRLRLAAKAFDNLSEAMTITDSRGRIRSVNASFTTITGYTEEEALGCTPGSILGSGQHTREFFRQMWAALKKEGKWYGEIINRRKNGELFPEWLSIIAIKNNAGAVEQYIALFNDISDRKQAEERIHRLAYYDPLTGLANRALFNDRLENAIYQAHRADKMLAIIYLDLDRFKSVNDSLGHISGDTLLKKVGTMLKGFLKEGDTISRFGGDEFAILLPEIDDLIYIERLAAEILQAFGKPFVLDSREVFCSTSMGIAIYPSDAENASDLLKNADVALYNAKNAGRNNFQYFRDSDNKDFLARFELETSLRYAVERDELALYYQPQIDCQTGRVYGVEALVRWRHPTIGLLQPDRFIPIAEHIGYIETIGVWCLRTACKQLAEWQEANVAISRIAVNVSPIQLKNPRFMENVLNVVKTAKIDPKYLELELTESSMTDDPEKIIEIFSKLRKKGIRIAIDDFGTGYSSLSYLARYPVDVLKIDKSFVHGMGEKNDTATVVRSIALLAHSLSMEIVAEGVETKAQRDYLSELKCEFLQGFLYSRPVPANEIPNLTRSIA